Proteins encoded by one window of Sorex araneus isolate mSorAra2 chromosome 3, mSorAra2.pri, whole genome shotgun sequence:
- the COPZ2 gene encoding coatomer subunit zeta-2 isoform X1 — translation MQRPEAWPRPHPGEGAAAARAGDSAPPAPAGESAEPRLQEPSLYTIKAVFILDNDGRRLLAKYYDNTFPSMKEQLVFEKNVFSKTSRTDTEIAFLGGMTIVYKSSIDLFLYVVGSSHENELMLMSVLTCLFESLNHMLRKNVEKRWLLENMDGAFLVVDEIVDGGVILECDPQQVVQKVNFRTDDSGLTEQSVAQVLQSAKEQIKWSLLK, via the exons ATGCAGCGGCCCGAGGCCTGGCCACGTCCGCAcccgggggagggggccgcgGCCGCCCGGGCCGGGGACTcggcgccgcccgccccggcgGGGGAGTCCGCGGAGCCGCGG TTGCAGGAACCTTCCCTCTACACCATCAAGGCCGTCTTCATCCTAGATAACGATGGTCGCCGCCTGCTGGCCAAG TACTATGATAACACATTCCCCTCCATGAAGGAGCAGTTGGTCTTCGAGAAAAATGTCTTCAGCAAGACCAGCCGAACTGACA CTGAGATCGCATTTTTGGGGGGCATGACCATCGTCTACAAGAGCAGCATTGATCTCTTCCTGTACGTGGTGGGCTCATCTCACGAGAATGAG CTGATGCTCATGTCTGTGCTCACCTGCCTGTTTGAGTCCCTGAACCACATGTTACG GAAGAACGTGGAGAAGCGCTGGTTGCTGGAGAACATGGATGGCGCCTTTTTGGTGGTGGACGAGATAGTGGACGGCGG TGTGATTCTGGAGTGCGACCCCCAGCAAGTGGTCCAGAAAGTGAATTTTAGG ACCGACGACAGCGGCTTGACTGAACAGAGCGTGGCCCAG GTTCTTCAGTCGGCCAAGGAACAAATTAAGTGGTCATTGCTCAAGTGA
- the COPZ2 gene encoding coatomer subunit zeta-2 isoform X2, protein MQRPEAWPRPHPGEGAAAARAGDSAPPAPAGESAEPRLQEPSLYTIKAVFILDNDGRRLLAKYYDNTFPSMKEQLVFEKNVFSKTSRTDTEIAFLGGMTIVYKSSIDLFLYVVGSSHENELMLMSVLTCLFESLNHMLRKNVEKRWLLENMDGAFLVVDEIVDGGVILECDPQQVVQKVNFRPLVGAGALLPNNRPTTAA, encoded by the exons ATGCAGCGGCCCGAGGCCTGGCCACGTCCGCAcccgggggagggggccgcgGCCGCCCGGGCCGGGGACTcggcgccgcccgccccggcgGGGGAGTCCGCGGAGCCGCGG TTGCAGGAACCTTCCCTCTACACCATCAAGGCCGTCTTCATCCTAGATAACGATGGTCGCCGCCTGCTGGCCAAG TACTATGATAACACATTCCCCTCCATGAAGGAGCAGTTGGTCTTCGAGAAAAATGTCTTCAGCAAGACCAGCCGAACTGACA CTGAGATCGCATTTTTGGGGGGCATGACCATCGTCTACAAGAGCAGCATTGATCTCTTCCTGTACGTGGTGGGCTCATCTCACGAGAATGAG CTGATGCTCATGTCTGTGCTCACCTGCCTGTTTGAGTCCCTGAACCACATGTTACG GAAGAACGTGGAGAAGCGCTGGTTGCTGGAGAACATGGATGGCGCCTTTTTGGTGGTGGACGAGATAGTGGACGGCGG TGTGATTCTGGAGTGCGACCCCCAGCAAGTGGTCCAGAAAGTGAATTTTAGG CCCCTAGTGGGGGCTGGGGCCCTGCTTCCGAACAACAG ACCGACGACAGCGGCTTGA